GAGTCATTGTTTTTAATTTCACTATTTTCCTCCTTTTAATATAATCTATAAAATATGATATATAATAAATCGTAAAAAGTATAACATAAGTTATTATTAATTAAAAGTTTTTATTTTTCTATAATCTTAAAAATATTTATTTAATTTAAAGCAGGAAAATTTGATTAATTAATGAATAAATAATATAGACTATTAAGTAGTAGAGTAGCAATATATTTTTAATAGATTTGTGGTTTTAATTTGGATAAGGGGGTAATAATTGTGAATGGTAAAATGAAAGCTATTGTTAAAACGAAAGAAGCTAAAGGGGCAGAAATCAAGGAGGTTTCTATTCCGGATTATGGCCCTGAACAGGTTTTGATTAAGGTAGAGAGTACTTCTATTTGTGGTACTGATCTTCATATTTATGAATGGAATAAGTGGGCCCAAAAGAATATATCAGTTCCACAAATAATGGGACATGAAGTAGCAGGAAAAGTTGTTGAAGTAGGAGATAGAGTTGAAAATATTGAAGAAGGAGATTTTATTTCTGCTGAAACTCATATACCCTGTGGTCATTGTTATCAATGTAAAACAGGTAATCAACATATTTGTAATAATATGAGAATTTTAGGTGTTCATAAAGATGGAGTATTTGCAGAATATGCAGTTATTGATGCAGTTGATGTTTGGAAAAATGATCCTACTATTCCAGCTGAATATGCTTCTCTACAGGAACCAATGGGAAATGCAATAGACACTATTTTGGCTGGTGATGTAGCAGGAAAAAATGTTTTAATTACTGGAGCAGGACCTGCTGGATTAATTTCTGTTTCTGTAGCAAGAGCTTTTGGAGCAACTCAAGTAATAGTAAGTGAACCTAATGATTATAGAAGAAAAATAGCTTTAGAAATGGGAGCAGATAAAGTAGTAAATCCTTTAGAAGAGGATTTAGCAAGTATAGTATATGATAGAACAGATGGTATCGGAGTAGATTTTGTCGCTGAAATGTCTGGTAATGAACATGCTTTAAATGAAGCGCTTGACTTAATTACTGCTGGTGGAAAAATGGGATTACTGGGATTACCTGATGACAATGTAAGTCTTGATCTCACTAATGATGTGATTTTTAAAGGTATTACTCTGGTTGGAGTAACGGGTAGAAAAATGTTTAATACCTGGTATACTGCCAGTCGTCTTTTAAAAGAAGAAAGAATTGATCTTGATCCATTAATAACCCACACATTTTCTTTAGAAGAATTTGAAAAAGGTATGGAACTTATGGAAAGCGGTAATTGTGGTAAAATTATTTTGAAACCTTAAGGGAGGTTTTAATTATGAATGAAGAATTTGAAAAGGATTTAAAAAAAGAATTAGGTAATTTAAAAGATGAGGGATTATATAATAATATAAGAACTTTAGAAAGTCCTCAGGGAGCCTGGGTTGAAATTAATGGGAAAGAAGTATTAAATTTTAGTTCGAATAATTACTTAGGTCTTGCAAATCATGAAGAGACTGTAGAAGCTGCTAAAAAAGCACTTGATAAATATGGTATTGGTCCTGGAGCAGTTAGAAGTATTGCCGGGACAATGACTTTGCATAATGAGCTTGAAAAAAAATTAGCTGATTTTAAAAAAGTTGAAGCTGCAGTCACCTTTCAATCTGGATTTACTGCTAATCTAGCAGTCATTCCTGCTATTGTGGGCAAAGGTGACACGGTTATTAGTGATGAATTAAACCATGCTAGTATAATTGATGGTATTAGACTCACTGGTGCTGATGTTAAAGTATATGATCATGCTGATATGGAATCACTTGAAAGTGTACTTAAATCTGATTTACAGGGAAGAAAATTAATTGTAACAGATGGGGTATTTAGTATGGATGGTGATATTGCTCCTTTACCTGAAATTGTAGAATTAGCTAAAAAATATAATGCTTTAGTTATGGTTGATGATGCCCATGGTGAAGGTGTATTAGGTACTCATGGTCGTGGGATTGTAGATCATTTTGATCTACATGGTGAAGTAGATGTAGAAATAGGTACTTTTTCAAAAGCAATAGGTACTGTAGGTGGTTGTGCAGCAGGTAGTAAAACATTAATTGAATATTTAAAACAACAGGGAAGACCTTTCCTATTTAGTTCTGCTGTAACTCCTCCAGATGTAGCAGCAACTATTAAGTCTATAGAAATATTAGAAAAAGATGATACTCTTGTCCGCAAATTATGGGATAATGGTGATATTTTTAAAGAAAAAATGAAAGAAGCTGGGTTTGATGTAGGTCATAGTGAAACTCCTATTACTCCAGTAATGATTGGTGAAGCAAAAGATGCCTCTGAAATGAGTTCAAAATTATTTTCTGAAGGTGTATTTGCTCAATCTATTGGTTATCCTACTGTACCTAAAGGTAAAGCTAGAATCAGGGTTATGATTTCTGCTACTCATAGTGAAGATGATTTAGAATTTGCCCTCTCTAAATTTGAAAAAGTAGGAAAAGAAATGGATTTAATATAAGAGTTAACTAATAATAATAGCTAATCCCTGTGGTTAAATTTTAACTACAGGGATTATTTGATTAATAACCTATAAGGTAATGGAGGTAAGGAAATGAATAAAATAAAGTTAGCAGCTCCAGCTAAGATAAATTTATTTTTAAATATCAATTCAATATTAAATGATGGTTATCATGAGTTAGAAATGGTAATGCAATCAATTTCACTTCATGATTTACTTACAATTGAAAAAATAGAAAAAGGTATAAAATTATCTAGTAATAACAATAAAATACCTTTAGATGAAAAAAATTTGGCATATAAAGCTGCAGATTTAATATTAAATAAATATAATATAGCTAAAGGAGTAAAAATAAATATAAAAAAGAATATTCCTGTTGCTGCCGGATTAGCCGGGGGAAGCACTGATGCTGCTGCTGTTTTAAAAGCTATTTCATACTTATATAATTTGAATTTAGAAAAAAAAGAATTATATAATTTGGGAAGTAAAATTGGAGCAGATGTTCCTTTTTGTATTTATGGTGGAACTGCTTTTGCTTATGATAGAGGAGATAAATTAAAACAATTGCCTGATATTTCTAAAACCTGGCTTGTATTAGTTAAACCTCCTGGAGAAATAAGCACTCCTGCTGTCTATAATTTATATGACATGATGAATCCAGATATAGAAATTCCTACCCAAAAATTATTAAATGAATTTAGAGAAAACAAAAAAATTGACTGGTCAGCCCCTTTTGGAAATGTTCTTGAAAAAGTAACAGAAAAAAAGGTTAGTGATATAATAACTATAAAAGAAATTTTATCTAAATTTTCACCAGAGCTTATTTTAATGTCAGGTAGTGGACCAAGTGTTTTCGCTATAGTTAAAAATAAACAGAAAGGTGAAAAAATAGTTGCTAATTGGCCTAGAGAAAAGGATTTTGTAGGATGTTTTCATACTACTAGATATAATACTTTAATTTAATAAAATATACATAAAATTTAGAAAATAATTTGTTTTGACAGCAATTTTGGAGTGTGCTATAATGTGTAATAATATTCATGAAGCATTATAATTATACCAAAAGGAGGGTTATTATTGAGTAAATATAGTAAAAAAGATATTTTAAGAATTGCTGAGGAAAATAATGTGAAGTTTATCAGAATGCAGTTTGTTGATATTACGGGAATAATAAAAAATGTTGCAATTACTATTGAACAACTACCTAAAGCTTTAGATGGGGAAATAATGTTTGATGGTTCTTCTATTGAAGGATTCACAAGAGTTCATGAATCAGATATGTATCTAAAACCTGATTATGATACTTTTGCTCTTTTTCCCTGGGAGACTGATCAGGGTGCAGTGGCAAGATTCATGTGTGATATTTATACTCCAGAAGGTGAACCATTTGAAGGATGTCCAAGAAATATTTTGAAAAATGTAATAGCTGAGGCTAAAGAACTTGATTTAGAAATGCAGGCTGGCCCGGAGCCAGAGTTTTTTTTATTTGAAAGAGATGATGAAGGTGAACCAACTACAATAACTCATGACCAGGGAGGATATTTTGATCTTTCTCCAGTTGATTTAGGTGGCAATGCAAGGAGAGATATTTCTCTTGCACTTGAAAAAATGGGTTTTGAAGTTGAAGCTGCTCATCATGAGGTAGCCCCTGGTCAACATGAAATAGATTTC
The sequence above is drawn from the Halanaerobiales bacterium genome and encodes:
- the tdh gene encoding L-threonine 3-dehydrogenase, which codes for MNGKMKAIVKTKEAKGAEIKEVSIPDYGPEQVLIKVESTSICGTDLHIYEWNKWAQKNISVPQIMGHEVAGKVVEVGDRVENIEEGDFISAETHIPCGHCYQCKTGNQHICNNMRILGVHKDGVFAEYAVIDAVDVWKNDPTIPAEYASLQEPMGNAIDTILAGDVAGKNVLITGAGPAGLISVSVARAFGATQVIVSEPNDYRRKIALEMGADKVVNPLEEDLASIVYDRTDGIGVDFVAEMSGNEHALNEALDLITAGGKMGLLGLPDDNVSLDLTNDVIFKGITLVGVTGRKMFNTWYTASRLLKEERIDLDPLITHTFSLEEFEKGMELMESGNCGKIILKP
- a CDS encoding glycine C-acetyltransferase → MNEEFEKDLKKELGNLKDEGLYNNIRTLESPQGAWVEINGKEVLNFSSNNYLGLANHEETVEAAKKALDKYGIGPGAVRSIAGTMTLHNELEKKLADFKKVEAAVTFQSGFTANLAVIPAIVGKGDTVISDELNHASIIDGIRLTGADVKVYDHADMESLESVLKSDLQGRKLIVTDGVFSMDGDIAPLPEIVELAKKYNALVMVDDAHGEGVLGTHGRGIVDHFDLHGEVDVEIGTFSKAIGTVGGCAAGSKTLIEYLKQQGRPFLFSSAVTPPDVAATIKSIEILEKDDTLVRKLWDNGDIFKEKMKEAGFDVGHSETPITPVMIGEAKDASEMSSKLFSEGVFAQSIGYPTVPKGKARIRVMISATHSEDDLEFALSKFEKVGKEMDLI
- the ispE gene encoding 4-(cytidine 5'-diphospho)-2-C-methyl-D-erythritol kinase, whose protein sequence is MNKIKLAAPAKINLFLNINSILNDGYHELEMVMQSISLHDLLTIEKIEKGIKLSSNNNKIPLDEKNLAYKAADLILNKYNIAKGVKINIKKNIPVAAGLAGGSTDAAAVLKAISYLYNLNLEKKELYNLGSKIGADVPFCIYGGTAFAYDRGDKLKQLPDISKTWLVLVKPPGEISTPAVYNLYDMMNPDIEIPTQKLLNEFRENKKIDWSAPFGNVLEKVTEKKVSDIITIKEILSKFSPELILMSGSGPSVFAIVKNKQKGEKIVANWPREKDFVGCFHTTRYNTLI